From Solanum stenotomum isolate F172 chromosome 2, ASM1918654v1, whole genome shotgun sequence:
TTGATACGGAGTTTAAGAAGTAGTAACAAATGGTGGAAACTAAACTAGTAAACAAGggaaataaaataacaaaaactcCTAAAATGGTGGAAACAAAAAATACAACCTATGCAATAAAACAAGTACTAACAAATGGCTAAGAAAGGAGCTTTTTGGAAGCTGTATGGTGAGAGCGTCAGCCAACTGGTCGGAACTAGGAAGTTGTTTTCTTGATGACCAACAAACTGAAGTAAGGCCAAGAAAAATAACATAACCTGTGCTGGAATTTCGATCAGTGAGTTTGCCAGCCCAGTCAGGATCAGAAAACACAGAGAGATTTAGACTGGTGCTTGGAGCAATTCGAAGGCCATAGTTAGCAGTGCTTTAGAGATATGAAATGAGGTGTTTAACAGTCTTCCAGTGTGTATCAGATGGAGCatgcataaattgagacaatttGTTCACCGAGTAAGAAACATCAGGCCTAGTAAAAGACAAGTATTGCAACTTTCCACTTACTTTCCTGTATTCGGTAGCATCAGGAGATGCAGGATCAACCGAAGTGGTCCTGTTTCTTTGTTTGTTACATAAGAAATTCAGTGTGCTTAATGTCTATGCTTGAGGGATTGTCATTTCTACTTTTAGCTAAGATAAAGACTTTTAGTGCACTTCATCTTTTTGACATTGGAAATTTAGCGGCTTCAGCTTTTATCTTTATCTGTACCTTTTCCTTTTAGCTGGAGACTGAACTATGAACAGATAGGGTATGCATTTACATTACTGATAAACAGCAGGCCAGTAAATGGTGTCTCATACATCTTCACTATGCTTACAATTCACTTTAATCTCAAATACTGATGTATTGCTACCTTCTTTGGAGATCGAAGTAGTTCTACATTCATTGCTTAAAAAACTGGCTATACTCTTCAAACATTTCTGTTTCTCTGCAGCCTTAGCATGGATAGTTTTACTGACCTATATAAACATTAGTCACCCAGCAGTTGGAGCTGGACTCAGATTAAAAGGATAGCATTGAagtaaataaaaactaaaaagaattcttttgaataaatttttaTCACAAAATTTTGGATGACTTGTAGGCTGTTGAGGTTGCCAGTCAAGTGAATCAATGGGCTGAAAAGGAAACAAGTGGGCTTATCAAAGAAATACTTCCAGCTGACTCAGTTGACAGTTCAACAAGACTTGTGTTTGCAAATGCATTGTACTTTAAAGGAGCCTGGGATGAGAAATTCGATGCATCAGTGACCAAGGAAAGTGAGTTCCACCTTCTCAATGGAACATCTATTCAAGTGCCCTTCATGACTAGCAAGAAGAAGCAGTATGTAAAAGCTTTTGATGGTTTCAAGGTGTTGAGCCTTCCGTATAAACAAGGTGAGGATAGGCGTCATTTCTCCATGTACTTCTTTCTGCCTGATGCCAATGATGGATTGCCAGCTTTGGTAGACAAGGTCAGTTCTGAATCCCAATTCTTGGAGCGACACCTTCCATATCAAAAGGTTGGAGTTGGTGAATTCCGTATccccaaatttaaaatatcgTTTGGATTTGAAGCTTCTAATGTTCTGAAAGGGCTTGGCCTAGTATTGCCTTTCTCTGGTGATGGCCTCACTGAGATGGTAGACTCCCCTGTTGGCAGTAACCTTTATGTTTCTAGCATCTTTCACAAGTCCTTTATTGAGGTAAATGAAGAGGGAACAGAAGCTGCAGCTGCAACTGCTGGTGTTGTTAAACTAAGAGGATTGCTGGTCGAAGAGAAAGTAGACTTCATTGCTGATCATCCATATCTCTTCCTGATTAGAGAAGATGCAACAGGCGTGGTACTGTTTGTTGGTAGTGTGCTTAATCCTCTTGCAGAGTAAGTCGTATTCCACtatatgaaggttgatatatgtTGTTTGTATCTTCTTTGTATCCCTCGGACTACTTTAGTACCCAGAGTTAGCTCAAACCACCTCCCTGTCCTTCTATCTTACCAATACTGTGAGTAAAATTTGCCAACTGCTCTTTGTACGTTTGAAGTTCAGGGTGACTTGTAATGCCCTACAGTGTACTATGAAATAATTGACATCAAAGGTCTGTAATACTTCAATTTAGAtgtataatatttatttcaaaatggCCTCATCTAAAGCAAGTTATAAATTTGTTACTAGCACACACCatctaaatttgaaaaaaatggtctAAACCCCACCCCCCCCAACCTATACCCAAaatctcaactacacacttcaAATTCACGGGTGTCCTATTACCTCCCTGAActtcatatttctctattttctacacacTTAAACGCTACAGGAGGTGTTCTCACCTCCTTTAGGCGCGTTAGAAGGTGAATTTTGACgaaaatttcttctttctccaaCAGTCATCTTCCCCACCCTTCAATAAACCATTGTTTCTTTTTCCCCACCATTAACCCttgtttcttttagaaaaaattcaCGATTTTCTCTCAAAAATAAGTAGGGTTTAGTTATGTATGTTCATTTCTacttcaaatcttgaatttagGGTTTGTAATCTGCTCTAATTTCTT
This genomic window contains:
- the LOC125855307 gene encoding serpin-ZX-like encodes the protein MDLQESISNQTGVSLTLAKHVFSTEVKGDTNMVFSPLSIHVVLGLIAAGSNGPTRDQLLSFLKSKSTDELNSLSSQIVDVVFADGSPSGGPRLSVANSVWVEQTLPLKHSFKQIVDNVYKATSSSVDFQKKAVEVASQVNQWAEKETSGLIKEILPADSVDSSTRLVFANALYFKGAWDEKFDASVTKESEFHLLNGTSIQVPFMTSKKKQYVKAFDGFKVLSLPYKQGEDRRHFSMYFFLPDANDGLPALVDKVSSESQFLERHLPYQKVGVGEFRIPKFKISFGFEASNVLKGLGLVLPFSGDGLTEMVDSPVGSNLYVSSIFHKSFIEVNEEGTEAAAATAGVVKLRGLLVEEKVDFIADHPYLFLIREDATGVVLFVGSVLNPLAE